A section of the Humulus lupulus chromosome 2, drHumLupu1.1, whole genome shotgun sequence genome encodes:
- the LOC133819139 gene encoding protein TIFY 4B-like, producing the protein MSAGTTTFRSILDKPLNQLTEDDISQLTREDCRKYLKDKGMRRPSWNKSQAIQQVISLKALLEPCDDSGAGDIRKVVASPTSNTPRLPTFSVNSNSAESAKEASADVQVSVSAEESIPDPRKEPTKSVPEPEERPADIDERASPRSQCATDASVGQMTIFYCGKVNVYEGVQPEKARAIMHLAASPIPLARENSFGVPAALRTFPWHLNTTSEKCGLPPSVSISQPMQTDKIAEHSHQCWEKENDADGQASRQVSLQRYREKRKDRGRLKSKKNATTNSSSLEVYLNHQVRTHISNGNSSRSSTSSPTQPGLSQALCSTMDNQPKITCLPVDLNEKHNLDC; encoded by the exons ATGAGTGCCGGAACGACGACGTTTCGCTCCATACTCGACAAGCCCCTTAACCAGCTTACTGAAGATGACATTTCTCAGCTCACTCGTGAAGATTGCCGCAAATACCTCAAAGATAAAG GGATGCGAAGGCCTTCGTGGAATAAATCCCAGGCGATCCAGCAGGTGATTTCGCTGAAGGCTTTGTTGGAGCCTTGTGACGATTCCGGCGCCGGAGACATCAGGAAAGTTGTCGCTTCTCCGACTTCGAACACGCCCCGACTCCCCACTTTTAGT GTGAATTCGAATTCAGCTGAATCAGCTAAAGAAGCTAGTGCCGATGTCCAGGTTTCAGTCTCGGCTGAAGAATCAATTCCGGATCCGAGAAAGGAACCGACGAAATCTGTTCCGGAGCCTGAGGAAAGACCCGCTGATATAGATGAGAGGGCAAGTCCAAG AAGTCAATGTGCAACTGATGCATCAGTTGGGCAAATGACAATTTTCTATTGTGGAAAAGTGAATGTATATGAAGGAGTTCAACCGGAGAAG GCACGTGCAATCATGCACCTTGCAGCAAGTCCAATCCCTTTAGCTCGGGAAAATTCATTTGGTGTCCCTGCAGCACTTAGGACCTTTCCATGGCATTTAAATACTACAAGTGAAAAATGTGGCCTTCCTCCTAGTGTCTCAATTTCACAGCCCATGCAGACAG ATAAGATAGCTGAGCATAGTCATCAGTGTTGGGAGAAAGAAAATG ATGCAGATGGTCAGGCAAGCAGACAAGTGTCACTGCAGAGATACCGTGAAAAGCGAAAGGACAG GGGAAGGTTGAAGAGCAAGAAAAACGCTACAACTAATTCTTCTAGCTTGGAAGTCTACTTAAACCACCAAGTGAGGACACATATCTCAAATGGTAATTCAAGCCGCAGTAGCACGAGCTCTCCAACTCAGCCTGGGCTCTCCCAAGCATTGTGTAGCACAATGGACAATCAACCTAAGATAACGTGTCTTCCCGTTGATCTCAATGAAAAGC ATAACTTGGATTGCTGA
- the LOC133819140 gene encoding acireductone dioxygenase 1-like isoform X2 yields MAIEAWFMDDSNEDPWLPHRHNPIELLPMDQLAELGVLYWHLNPKDYENDEELRHIRETRGYNYMDLIDISPEKLENYEEKLKNFYTEHIHGDEEVRYCLQGSGYFDVRDKEDRWIRIWMKAGDLIILPAGIYHRFTLDTSNYIKLMRLFIGEPVWTAYNRPQEEHPARKDYIKSLNEKVGLPLEGH; encoded by the exons ATGGCTATAGAG GCATGGTTCATGGACGACAGCAATGAAGATCCCTGGCTCCCTCACCGTCACAACCCCATCGAGCTTCTTCCAATGGACCAATTGGCAG AGTTGGGAGTGCTGTACTGGCACCTGAACCCCAAGGATTACGAGAACGATGAAGAGCTACGCCATATTAGAGAAACCAGAGGTTATAATTACATG GATTTGATTGATATAAGCCCTGAAAAGTTGGAGAATTATGAAGAGAAGCTGAAGAACTTCTACACAGAACACATACATGGCGATGAAGAAGTCCGGTATTGTTTGCAAGGAAGTGGTTACTTTGATGTTAGGGACAAGGAGGACCGTTGGATTAGGATCTGGATGAAGGCTGGTGATCTTATTATCTTACCAGCTGGGATTTACCATAGGTTCACCTTGGACACCTCCAACTACATTAAA TTGATGAGGTTGTTCATTGGGGAGCCTGTTTGGACTGCATATAATCGGCCACAGGAAGAACATCCAGCAAGGAAGGACTACATTAAGAGTTTGAATGAAAAAGTGGGACTCCCATTGGAAGGTCATTAG
- the LOC133819140 gene encoding acireductone dioxygenase 1-like isoform X1 — MAIEQAWFMDDSNEDPWLPHRHNPIELLPMDQLAELGVLYWHLNPKDYENDEELRHIRETRGYNYMDLIDISPEKLENYEEKLKNFYTEHIHGDEEVRYCLQGSGYFDVRDKEDRWIRIWMKAGDLIILPAGIYHRFTLDTSNYIKLMRLFIGEPVWTAYNRPQEEHPARKDYIKSLNEKVGLPLEGH, encoded by the exons ATGGCTATAGAG CAGGCATGGTTCATGGACGACAGCAATGAAGATCCCTGGCTCCCTCACCGTCACAACCCCATCGAGCTTCTTCCAATGGACCAATTGGCAG AGTTGGGAGTGCTGTACTGGCACCTGAACCCCAAGGATTACGAGAACGATGAAGAGCTACGCCATATTAGAGAAACCAGAGGTTATAATTACATG GATTTGATTGATATAAGCCCTGAAAAGTTGGAGAATTATGAAGAGAAGCTGAAGAACTTCTACACAGAACACATACATGGCGATGAAGAAGTCCGGTATTGTTTGCAAGGAAGTGGTTACTTTGATGTTAGGGACAAGGAGGACCGTTGGATTAGGATCTGGATGAAGGCTGGTGATCTTATTATCTTACCAGCTGGGATTTACCATAGGTTCACCTTGGACACCTCCAACTACATTAAA TTGATGAGGTTGTTCATTGGGGAGCCTGTTTGGACTGCATATAATCGGCCACAGGAAGAACATCCAGCAAGGAAGGACTACATTAAGAGTTTGAATGAAAAAGTGGGACTCCCATTGGAAGGTCATTAG